The Bacillota bacterium genome contains a region encoding:
- a CDS encoding type II toxin-antitoxin system RelE/ParE family toxin — protein sequence MKFKIRINPVAIADVQEIKAYITENNPEAAAKIRDTIYSKIEKLADFPEMGASLSAKINIKTDYRFLACGVYLIFYKIEGEFVSVYRLLNGVRDYLSILFVEELLKDYR from the coding sequence GTGAAATTCAAAATCAGAATCAACCCTGTGGCGATTGCCGATGTGCAGGAAATAAAAGCCTACATCACCGAGAACAATCCCGAAGCAGCCGCGAAAATAAGAGATACCATATATTCCAAGATAGAAAAGCTGGCTGATTTCCCCGAGATGGGAGCCTCACTCAGCGCTAAAATCAATATAAAAACGGATTACCGCTTCCTTGCCTGCGGCGTTTACCTCATTTTTTACAAAATCGAGGGAGAATTCGTTTCGGTTTATCGCCTTTTGAATGGCGTGCGAGATTACCTGTCCATTCTTTTCGTAGAAGAACTCCTTAAGGATTATAGGTAA
- a CDS encoding type II toxin-antitoxin system Phd/YefM family antitoxin, whose product MPNIKPVSDLRNYNEVLRSCHVGEPVFLTKNGRGRYVLLDIQEYEKQQAVIKLLSKLSEAEDAIKTGEEWESLDDLKKALEV is encoded by the coding sequence ATGCCAAACATTAAACCGGTTTCAGACTTAAGAAACTATAACGAGGTTCTCCGCTCTTGCCATGTTGGGGAGCCCGTGTTTTTGACAAAAAACGGCAGAGGCCGCTATGTTCTTTTGGATATACAGGAATACGAAAAACAGCAGGCGGTGATTAAGCTGTTGTCAAAGCTCTCCGAGGCAGAAGATGCGATTAAAACAGGAGAGGAATGGGAATCACTTGATGACCTCAAGAAAGCATTGGAGGTCTGA
- a CDS encoding GntR family transcriptional regulator has product MGNELRLCKVPPIPLYYQLKEIIRQQIEDGIYKPGDAIPNETELQEKYKLSRSTVRKAVEELVADGLLIKRQGKGTFVQKPKITQNLNLITSFGETLVARGLTPKISNVEVEEIPAPAKIAQMLGLNVGDPVIHIFRLYLADDDPIALMTNYLIPQLVPGLSREDLCKYSLYQILEHKYDLTLATADETMEARCADEYEADMLNVVKGAPLLHVTRVTYSLDGSPIEVAIVTSRADRYSYSIKLSGREKSKRLIGISK; this is encoded by the coding sequence ATGGGTAACGAGCTACGTTTGTGTAAGGTACCACCTATTCCACTATACTACCAACTCAAGGAGATCATTCGTCAACAAATTGAGGACGGCATTTATAAACCTGGTGACGCCATCCCCAACGAGACGGAGCTTCAAGAGAAATATAAGCTCAGTCGATCCACGGTAAGGAAGGCTGTGGAGGAACTGGTTGCTGATGGGTTGCTTATAAAGCGACAAGGGAAGGGGACATTTGTCCAAAAACCCAAGATTACTCAGAACCTTAACCTTATTACAAGTTTTGGCGAAACGTTGGTTGCCAGGGGCTTAACACCGAAGATCTCGAATGTAGAGGTGGAGGAGATTCCTGCGCCTGCGAAGATAGCACAAATGCTAGGACTGAACGTTGGAGACCCTGTTATACATATATTTCGCCTTTATCTAGCAGACGACGATCCAATAGCTTTAATGACCAATTATCTAATACCTCAACTCGTTCCGGGTCTTTCTCGGGAGGATTTATGTAAGTACTCTCTTTATCAAATCCTTGAACACAAATACGACTTGACATTAGCCACAGCAGATGAGACCATGGAGGCTCGATGTGCAGACGAATATGAGGCCGATATGCTTAATGTAGTAAAAGGCGCCCCGCTTCTTCATGTAACTCGTGTCACATACTCTTTGGATGGGTCCCCCATAGAAGTGGCGATAGTTACCTCGCGGGCAGACAGATATAGTTACTCGATCAAATTAAGTGGCCGCGAGAAAAGCAAGCGACTCATCGGGATATCTAAATAG